The Arthrobacter russicus genome has a segment encoding these proteins:
- the ald gene encoding alanine dehydrogenase, with protein MIIGVPKEIKNNEFRVAITASGVHEFISHGHTVLIERGAGVGSSISDDEYAVAGAELVDSADELWARADMVMKVKEPIAAEYHRFREGLVLFTYLHLAAEPELTAELIKSGVTAIAYETVQEGRALPLLAPMSEVAGRLSVQVGAQSLMAPAGGKGVLLGGVPGVRPAKVIVLGAGVAGTNAAAMALGLGADVSILDININRLRELDAIYQGRLKTIASNALEIEKSLLDADLVIGSVLIPGAKAPKLVTNALVARMKPGSVLVDIAVDQGGCFEDSHPTTHENPTFMVHNSLFYCVANMPGAVPNTSTYALTNVTLRYATALANLGAKAALESIPALAAGLNVAGGKVTNQSVALAHGLELSEDWHALV; from the coding sequence ATGATCATCGGCGTTCCCAAGGAAATCAAGAACAACGAATTCCGCGTCGCCATTACGGCTTCCGGCGTGCACGAGTTCATCAGCCACGGTCACACCGTCCTGATCGAGCGCGGCGCGGGCGTCGGCTCCTCGATTTCCGACGACGAATACGCTGTGGCCGGCGCCGAGTTGGTCGACTCCGCGGATGAGCTCTGGGCCCGGGCCGACATGGTGATGAAAGTCAAAGAGCCGATCGCGGCCGAGTACCACCGGTTCCGCGAGGGCCTGGTGCTGTTCACCTACCTGCACTTGGCCGCCGAGCCCGAACTGACCGCAGAGCTGATCAAATCCGGCGTCACGGCGATCGCCTACGAAACCGTCCAAGAAGGCCGCGCCCTGCCGCTGCTGGCTCCCATGTCCGAGGTCGCCGGGCGGCTCTCGGTACAGGTCGGCGCACAGTCCTTGATGGCCCCGGCGGGCGGAAAAGGCGTGCTGCTCGGCGGCGTCCCCGGTGTGCGCCCCGCCAAAGTCATCGTGCTGGGTGCCGGTGTAGCGGGCACCAACGCCGCCGCAATGGCGCTGGGCCTCGGCGCCGACGTGAGCATTCTGGACATCAACATCAACCGGTTGCGCGAGCTCGACGCGATCTACCAAGGCCGCTTGAAGACCATCGCTTCGAATGCCCTGGAAATCGAAAAGTCGCTGCTCGATGCAGATCTGGTTATCGGATCGGTATTGATTCCCGGCGCCAAGGCACCGAAGTTGGTCACCAATGCACTGGTCGCCCGGATGAAGCCGGGCTCGGTACTCGTGGACATCGCGGTGGACCAGGGCGGCTGCTTCGAAGACAGCCACCCGACCACGCACGAGAACCCGACCTTCATGGTGCACAATTCGCTGTTCTACTGCGTCGCCAATATGCCGGGCGCGGTGCCCAACACGTCGACCTACGCCCTGACCAACGTCACGCTGCGCTACGCGACCGCGCTGGCCAACCTCGGCGCCAAAGCGGCATTGGAAAGCATCCCGGCCCTCGCGGCCGGCCTGAACGTGGCCGGCGGCAAGGTCACCAATCAGTCGGTAGCCCTGGCCCACGGCCTGGAGCTCTCCGAAGACTGGCACGCGCTGGTCTGA
- a CDS encoding PucR family transcriptional regulator, which yields MQSHDVEGLVEEVAAVLGRGLSLEDVDGLLLAYSSNQPHADKVRVNFLLSKRVPADVSAWQLAHGIAVAVRPVALPANEQLGMLGRVCVPLLVRGYRVGYLWVQQEESEESATAILAQLPRVRNQLDLLASLLLDSNTAESEFRRGREQEFLAACSGEAGALAAVAGWSEVHNRGPWQLVTAFEIAEAHAASADDPIAATLTHRSAALQATIGLDAALFSAGTGTHAVMLFRDSVGRANHAAVLVRYQMELSKRLGRASDRMVLGISEPFGNLGLLPEAYAQSKVAAQAGAVDPELGELVDCRATGIYQLLAGGRWGRISSVNYRRLAEADRNAELLPMLELIYDNDGSVQDVADKLHLHRSSIYNRLARIRSVLAAEPLNGMVRLELHAAIKAERWAARPRL from the coding sequence ATGCAGAGTCACGACGTAGAGGGACTGGTGGAAGAGGTGGCGGCGGTGCTCGGCCGCGGGCTGTCGCTCGAAGACGTCGATGGCTTGCTGCTGGCTTACAGCTCCAACCAGCCGCACGCCGACAAGGTGCGGGTCAACTTCCTGCTGAGCAAACGGGTTCCGGCCGACGTCAGCGCCTGGCAGCTGGCGCATGGCATCGCCGTCGCGGTCCGGCCCGTGGCCCTGCCGGCGAACGAACAGCTGGGCATGCTCGGGCGGGTGTGCGTACCGCTGCTGGTCCGCGGGTACCGGGTCGGTTACTTGTGGGTGCAGCAGGAGGAGTCGGAGGAATCGGCGACCGCGATCTTGGCCCAACTGCCCCGGGTGCGCAACCAGTTGGACCTCTTGGCCTCCTTGCTGTTGGATTCCAACACCGCCGAATCCGAGTTCCGGCGCGGCCGAGAACAGGAGTTCCTGGCAGCATGTTCGGGCGAGGCCGGAGCGCTGGCCGCGGTGGCGGGCTGGAGCGAAGTGCACAACCGGGGGCCGTGGCAATTGGTGACCGCTTTCGAGATCGCCGAGGCCCATGCGGCTTCGGCCGATGACCCGATCGCGGCGACGCTGACCCACCGCAGTGCCGCTCTGCAGGCGACCATCGGACTCGATGCCGCGTTGTTCAGCGCCGGAACCGGAACCCATGCGGTGATGTTGTTCCGGGATTCGGTCGGCCGGGCCAACCACGCCGCGGTGCTGGTGCGTTACCAGATGGAATTGAGCAAGCGGTTGGGCCGGGCTTCGGACCGGATGGTCTTGGGGATCAGCGAGCCGTTCGGCAATCTCGGGCTCCTTCCCGAGGCTTACGCGCAATCCAAGGTCGCGGCGCAAGCCGGAGCGGTGGATCCGGAATTGGGCGAACTGGTCGACTGCCGGGCCACCGGGATCTACCAACTGCTGGCGGGCGGGCGCTGGGGCCGGATCAGCTCCGTGAACTACCGTCGGCTGGCCGAGGCGGACCGGAACGCGGAATTGCTGCCGATGTTGGAATTGATCTACGACAACGACGGCTCGGTCCAGGACGTGGCGGACAAATTGCATCTGCACCGCAGCTCGATCTACAACCGGCTGGCCAGGATTCGGTCGGTTTTGGCCGCGGAACCGCTCAACGGAATGGTCAGGCTGGAGTTGCACGCGGCGATCAAAGCCGAGCGATGGGCCGCCAGGCCGCGTCTGTAA
- a CDS encoding alpha-hydroxy-acid oxidizing protein — MANFGDYQMGIYLAGAAGRKPALPIAFEGLEAAAHQVLDPELLGYVAGGAGDERTQRLNVEAFAQWGLMPRMLVGAAQRDLSVELFGQRFPSPIFMSPVGVLGACREDGDLAVARASAVTGVPMFASTLSAATLEQVRLAQGATPGFFQLYPPNDPELSQSLVSRAEAAGYAGIVVTVDTWVNGWRPRDLSSGYIPMLRGLCLENYRSDPRFQELVAAQPAGQAGAVELTWAGIFGRPTLNWSDIDALREATSLPLIIKGICAPEDAKKAQDHGADGIICSNHGGRQANGGLSALQCLPAVVGATGLPVLFDSGVRSGTDVVKALALGARAVGIGRPYVYGLTVAGAAGVEQVLRGILAEADLLMAVDGYAAIADLVPEALHRVAGPAA, encoded by the coding sequence ATGGCGAATTTCGGCGACTATCAAATGGGTATTTACCTGGCCGGAGCGGCGGGCCGGAAACCGGCATTGCCGATTGCCTTCGAGGGGCTCGAAGCCGCAGCCCACCAAGTGCTGGATCCGGAGCTGTTGGGTTATGTGGCCGGCGGCGCCGGCGATGAACGGACGCAACGGCTCAACGTCGAAGCCTTCGCGCAATGGGGGCTGATGCCCAGGATGCTCGTCGGCGCTGCGCAGCGCGACCTGTCCGTGGAGCTGTTCGGCCAACGGTTCCCGAGCCCGATCTTCATGAGTCCGGTGGGGGTGCTCGGCGCGTGCCGGGAAGACGGCGACCTGGCGGTGGCCCGGGCCTCGGCGGTCACCGGGGTTCCGATGTTCGCTTCCACGCTCTCCGCGGCGACCTTGGAGCAGGTCCGTTTGGCGCAAGGCGCGACGCCGGGCTTCTTCCAGTTGTATCCGCCCAACGACCCCGAGTTGTCGCAGAGCCTGGTCAGCCGGGCCGAAGCGGCCGGGTACGCCGGAATCGTGGTCACCGTGGACACCTGGGTCAATGGCTGGCGGCCGCGGGACCTGTCCAGCGGCTATATTCCGATGCTCCGCGGCCTGTGCTTGGAAAACTATCGCAGCGACCCCAGGTTCCAAGAGCTGGTGGCCGCGCAACCGGCCGGCCAGGCCGGTGCGGTCGAACTGACCTGGGCCGGGATATTCGGTCGGCCCACGCTTAACTGGTCGGATATCGACGCCTTGCGCGAAGCCACCTCGTTGCCGCTGATCATCAAGGGCATCTGCGCCCCGGAAGACGCCAAGAAAGCGCAAGACCATGGTGCCGACGGCATCATCTGCTCGAATCACGGCGGGCGGCAGGCCAATGGCGGGCTTTCCGCATTGCAGTGCTTGCCGGCGGTGGTCGGGGCCACCGGACTCCCGGTGCTCTTCGATTCCGGAGTGCGCAGCGGCACCGATGTGGTGAAAGCGCTGGCCCTGGGCGCGCGTGCGGTGGGCATCGGCCGGCCCTATGTCTACGGACTCACCGTGGCGGGGGCGGCCGGCGTCGAACAGGTATTGCGCGGGATCCTGGCCGAGGCCGACTTGCTGATGGCGGTGGACGGCTATGCCGCGATCGCCGATCTGGTCCCTGAAGCCCTGCACCGGGTGGCCGGGCCGGCCGCGTGA
- a CDS encoding Gfo/Idh/MocA family protein: MIRVAVVGFGLAGSVFHAPAIQADPALSLAAIVTADPARRAHAEQNYPSTRVVGGFGELPFGELDAVVVATPPGSHVALGHAALDAGLAVVVDKPFAPSSAEALELIAHAEQAGRLLTVYQNRRWDGEFQTVQELLRQGAFGEVTRFESRMERWAPEISKPWKASAGPGHGVLFDLGAHLIDQALQLFGPVQRVYGELDARRAQEPSDDDVFLALQHASGVRSHLAMNLTSAQFAPRIRVLGTAGGYLKQHGDLQEAQIQAGILPGDDRYGVDPEPHWGWFGQGDQLRAVPTVRGDYPRFYALLAAALNGSGPPPVDPLDAVAALRIIEEVRTQNGL, encoded by the coding sequence GTGATCCGGGTCGCCGTCGTCGGCTTCGGCTTGGCCGGAAGCGTCTTCCACGCCCCCGCGATCCAGGCCGATCCGGCGCTGTCGCTGGCTGCGATTGTCACCGCGGATCCGGCCCGCCGGGCGCACGCGGAGCAAAACTACCCAAGCACCCGGGTGGTCGGCGGGTTCGGGGAGCTGCCTTTCGGCGAACTCGACGCAGTAGTCGTAGCGACGCCGCCGGGCAGTCACGTGGCACTGGGCCACGCCGCATTGGACGCCGGGCTCGCAGTAGTGGTGGACAAACCGTTCGCGCCCAGCAGCGCCGAGGCGCTCGAATTGATCGCGCACGCGGAACAAGCTGGCAGATTGCTCACCGTCTATCAGAACCGGCGCTGGGACGGCGAGTTCCAGACCGTGCAGGAACTCTTGCGGCAGGGCGCGTTCGGTGAAGTGACCCGGTTCGAGTCCCGGATGGAGCGCTGGGCGCCGGAGATCAGCAAACCCTGGAAAGCCTCGGCCGGGCCGGGCCACGGGGTGCTGTTCGACTTGGGCGCGCACTTGATCGACCAGGCCCTGCAATTGTTCGGACCGGTGCAACGGGTGTACGGCGAGCTCGACGCCCGTCGGGCCCAAGAGCCGAGCGACGACGATGTTTTCCTTGCGTTGCAGCACGCCTCCGGAGTGCGCTCGCATTTGGCGATGAATCTGACTTCGGCGCAATTCGCGCCCCGGATCCGGGTGCTCGGTACCGCGGGCGGCTATCTGAAGCAGCACGGAGACCTGCAAGAAGCCCAGATCCAAGCCGGAATCCTGCCTGGTGATGACCGGTACGGAGTGGATCCGGAGCCGCATTGGGGGTGGTTCGGCCAAGGCGACCAGTTGCGGGCCGTGCCCACGGTGCGCGGTGATTATCCACGCTTCTACGCATTGCTGGCCGCCGCGCTCAACGGATCAGGGCCGCCGCCGGTCGATCCCCTCGACGCGGTGGCGGCCCTGCGGATCATTGAAGAAGTCCGGACGCAAAACGGCCTTTAG